From one Eptesicus fuscus isolate TK198812 chromosome 21, DD_ASM_mEF_20220401, whole genome shotgun sequence genomic stretch:
- the LOC103297726 gene encoding sialic acid-binding Ig-like lectin 5 codes for MVAPLLLLLLLGESLQQHPGFELQVQESLTVQEGLCVHVPCSFSYPWSSWSSSSELYTYWYLKDDSVWYDSPVASKDPNKPAKTKTQDHFLLMDATNNNCSLHIRDARRSDTGTYIFRMERGSVKYSYQDKMLKLKVTALTEKPHIRIPEPLESGRPTQLACSLPGACEGGRPLTFSWAGAAVDSLDPQNLSSSVLTFTPRPGDHGTNLTCQVKREQPRLTTQRSIQLNVSYAPRNLTIGITFRNATARPGQCGSEVELRPRNQEVTAFKILQDTSLSILEGEALRLLCVADSNPPAELNWFRGSPGLNATPISSTEILELPHVGPAQEGEFTCQARHPLGSQNVSLSLSVAYPPQLLGPSCSWEDQGLHCSCSSRAQPAPSLRWRLGAGLLEGNHGNASHVVTSSSEGPWTNSSLSLRFGLSPDLRLSCEARNVHGTQSVSVLLLPGQGLLGAGVVPAALGGAGALALLSLCLCLISFGRVKAHRRQAARRQKVTNDEDPVMGTVTWGSKRNLGLDRPPNQGLPTEDPPLSEEQWEVYYGNLSFHGMKPQEPEDPEATSSMNEYSEI; via the exons ATGGTGGCCCCgttgctgctgctcctgctgttgGGGG AATCTCTGCAGCAGCATCCAGGCTTTGAGCTCCAAGTGCAGGAATCCTTGACGGTTCAGGAGGGTCTGTGCGTCCACGTGCCCTGCTCCTTCTCCTACCCCTGGAGTTCATGGTCTTCCTCTAGTGAACTCTACACCTACTGGTACTTGAAAGATGACAGCGTATGGTACGATTCACCTGTGGCttcaaaggacccaaataaaccaGCAAAGACAAAAACCCAAGACCATTTCCTCCTCATGGACGCCACGAACAACAACTGTTCCCTGCACATCAGAGACGCCAGGAGAAGTGACACAGGAACATACATCTTCCGAATGGAAAGAGGAAGTGTGAAATATAGTTATCAAGATAAGATGCTAAAATTGAAGGTGACAG CCCTGACAGAGAAACCCCACATCCGTATTCCGGAGCCTCTGGAGTCCGGCCGCCCCACACAGCTGGCCTGCAGCCTGCCCGGGGCCTGCGAAGGGGGACGACCTCTCACCTTCTCCTGGGCGGGAGCCGCTGTGGACTCGCTGGACCCCCAGAACCTCAGCTCCTCGGTGCTCACCTTCACCCCGAGGCCCGGGGACCATGGCACCAACCTCACCTGTCAGGTGAAACGGGAACAGCCTCGGTTGACCACACAGAGAAGCATCCAGCTCAATGTCTCCT ATGCCCCACGGAACCTCACCATAGGCATCACCTTCAGAAATGCCACagctaggcctggccagtgtggctcagaagttgagcttcgacccaggaaccaagaggtcacag CCTTCAAGATTCTGCAGGACACTTCCCTTTCCATCCTGGAGGGAGAGGCCCTGAGGCTGCTCTGTGTGGCTGACAGCAACCCCCCTGCTGAGCTGAACTGGTTccgggggtccccaggcctgaaTGCCACCCCCATCTCCAGCACCGAGATCCTGGAGCTGCCTCACGTAGGCCCTGCACAGGAAGGAGAGTTCACGTGCCAAGCTCGGCACCCGCTGGGCTCCCAAAATGTCTCTCTCAGCCTCTCCGTGGCCT ACCCCCCGCAGCTGCTGGGACCCTCCTGCTCCTGGGAGGACCAGGGTCTGCACTgcagctgctcctccagggcccagccggccccctccctgcgctggcggctgggggcggggctgctggagGGGAACCATGGCAACGCCTCCCACGTGGTCACCTCcagctctgaggggccctggaccAACAGCTCCCTGAGCCTCCGCTTTGGGCTCAGCCCTGACCTCAGACTCAGCTGCGAGGCCCGGAATGTGCACGGGACCCAGAGTGTCTCTGTCCTGCTGCTGCCAGGTCAGGGCctgctgggg GCGGGAGTGGTTCCTGCAGCTCTTGGAGGTGCTGGAGCCCTGGCCCTgctgtccctgtgtctgtgtctcatCTCCTTTGGCAG AGTGAAAGCCCACAGGAGGCAAGCAGCCAGGAGACAAAAGGTCACGAATGATGAAGACCCGGTCATGGGCACAGTCACCTGG GGTTCCAAGCGAAATCTTGGGCTAGACAGGCCCCCAAACCAAGGGTTGCCCACAGAGGATCCCCCTCTGTCAGAGGAACAATGGGAAGTCTACTACGGCAACCTCAGCTTTCACGGGATGAAGCCACAGGAACCTGAGGACCCGGAGGCCACCAGCAGCATGAATGAGTACTCAGAGATCTAG
- the LOC129147810 gene encoding sialic acid-binding Ig-like lectin 5, translating into MVPLLLLPLLWGGSLQEKPGFELRVQQSATVQEGLCVHVPCSFSYPQYWQFPSAKLYTYWYRHRYNKNYGELVASNEPNKPLERETQGRFHLADPTTNNCSLQIRDARRSDAGIYTFRLEIRDPGYKPLGYNYQDKMLYLQVTALTEKPHIRIPEPLESGRPTQLTCSLPGACEGGRPLTFSWAGAAVDSLDSRTLRSSVLTFTPRPGDHGTNLTCQVKWEQPRLTTQRSIQLNVSYAPGNLTIDVSFKNGTAFKILQTTSLSILEGEALRLLCVADSNPPAELSWFRGSPGLNATPISSTAILELPRVGPAQEGEFTCQARHPLGPQSVSLSLSVAYPPQLLGPSCSWEDQGLHCSCSSRAQPAPSLRWRLGAGLLEGNHDNASHAVTSSSEGPWTNSSLSLRFGLSPDLRLSCEALNVHGAQSTSVLLLPGKAVPQAGVVPAALGGAGAMALLSLCLCLLFFCIVKARKRQAAGRQKVTNDEDPVMGTVTWGSKKNLQPDGPPDQASPAEKGPLSGEQQELHYANLTFEGMKPREPRDQAATSTHEYSEIKRTGK; encoded by the exons ATGgtgcccctgctgctgctgcccctgctgtggGGGG ggtccCTGCAGGAGAAGCCAGGCTTTGAGCTCCGAGTGCAGCAATCTGCGACAGTGCAGGAGGGTCTGTGTGTCCACGTGCCCTGCTCCTTCTCCTATCCACAGTATTGGCAGTTTCCCTCTGCCAAACTCTACACCTACTGGTACCGGCACAGGTACAATAAAAACTATGGTGAACTTGTTGCCTCGAACGAACCGAATAAACCACTGGAGAGAGAGACCCAAGGCCGCTTCCACCTCGCGGACCCCACGACCAACAACTGTTCCCTGCAAATCAGAGACGCCAGGAGGAGTGATGCAGGAATATACACCTTCCGATTGGAGATAAGAGATCCTGGATATAAGCCCCTGGGATATAATTACCAAGACAAGATGCTGTATTTGCAGGTGACAG CCCTGACAGAGAAACCCCACATCCGTATTCCGGAGCCTCTGGAGTCCGGCCGCCCCACACAGCTTACCTGCAGCCTGCCCGGGGCCTGCGAAGGGGGACGACCTCTCACCTTCTCCTGGGCGGGAGCCGCTGTGGACTCGCTGGACTCCCGGACCCTCCGCTCCTCGGTGCTCACCTTCACCCCGAGGCCCGGGGACCACGGCACCAACCTCACCTGTCAGGTGAAATGGGAACAGCCTCGGTTGACCACACAGAGAAGCATCCAGCTCAATGTCTCCT ATGCCCCAGGGAACCTCACCATAGACGTCTCCTTCAAAAACGGCACAG CCTTTAAGATTCTGCAGACCACTTCCCTTTCCATCCTGGAGGGAGAGGCCCTGAGGCTGCTCTGTGTGGCTGACAGCAACCCCCCTGCTGAGCTGAGTTGGTTccgggggtccccaggcctgaaCGCCACCCCCATCTCCAGCACCGCGATCCTGGAGCTGCCTCGAGTGGGGCCTGCACAGGAAGGAGAGTTCACCTGCCAAGCTCGGCACCCGCTGGGCCCCCAAAGTGTCTCTCTCAGCCTCTCCGTGGCCT ACCCCCCGCAGCTGCTGGGACCCTCCTGCTCCTGGGAGGACCAGGGTCTGCACTgcagctgctcctccagggcccagccggccccctccctgcgctggcggctgggggcggggctgctggagGGGAACCATGACAACGCCTCCCACGCGGTCACCTCCAGCTCAGAGGGGCCCTGGACCAACAGCTCCCTGAGTCTCCGCTTTGGGCTCAGCCCTGACCTCAGACTCAGCTGCGAGGCCCTGAATGTGCACGGGGCCCAGAGCACCTCTGTCCTGCTGCTGCCAG GGAAGGCGGTGCCCCAGGCGGGAGTGGTTCCTGCGGCTCTTGGAGGTGCTGGTGCCATGGCCCTGCTGTCCCTATGCTTGTGTCTCCTCTTCTTTTGCAT AGTGAAAGCCCGCAAGAGGCAAGCAGCTGGGAGACAAAAGGTCACGAATGATGAAGACCCGGTCATGGGCACAGTCACCTGG GGTTCCAAGAAAAACCTCCAGCCAGATGGGCCCCCAGACCAAGCATCACCTGCGGAGAAGGGCCCTCTGTCGGGGGAGCAACAGGAGCTCCACTACGCCAACCTCACCTTTGAAGGCATGAAGCCACGGGAGCCTCGGGACCAGGCGGCCACCAGCACCCACGAGTACTCAGAGATCAAGCGCACAGGCAAATGA